A genomic segment from Pseudomonas sp. S09G 359 encodes:
- a CDS encoding NUDIX hydrolase, with amino-acid sequence MPSPSFCPTCGGSDLRHQLPPGDTHERLMCRGCGYIHYINPKIIAGCIIEQDGKYLLCQRAIPPRPGTWTLPAGFMEGGETTEQAALREVWEESGVRAEILSPYSIFSVPRISEVYIIFRAIALEITGQFGPETLDYKFFAPEDIPWDSIYYPAIRQILERYIEERQAGVYGIYIGNDDSGKIHFIR; translated from the coding sequence ATGCCCAGCCCCAGCTTTTGCCCGACCTGTGGCGGCAGTGACCTCCGTCACCAACTGCCACCGGGCGATACCCATGAGCGCTTGATGTGCCGGGGCTGCGGCTATATCCACTACATCAACCCCAAGATCATCGCCGGGTGCATCATCGAGCAGGACGGCAAATACCTGCTGTGCCAACGCGCGATCCCCCCGCGCCCCGGCACCTGGACCCTGCCCGCAGGCTTCATGGAAGGTGGCGAAACCACCGAGCAGGCGGCGTTGCGCGAAGTCTGGGAAGAAAGCGGCGTACGCGCCGAAATCCTCTCGCCCTACTCCATCTTCAGCGTGCCCAGGATCAGCGAGGTGTACATCATCTTCCGCGCCATCGCGCTGGAGATCACCGGCCAGTTCGGGCCGGAAACCCTCGACTACAAATTCTTCGCACCCGAGGACATTCCCTGGGACAGCATCTACTATCCGGCGATCCGGCAGATCCTCGAGCGTTATATCGAGGAAAGGCAGGCTGGGGTGTATGGCATTTATATCGGCAACGACGACAGCGGGAAGATTCACTTCATTCGCTGA
- a CDS encoding GntR family transcriptional regulator yields MKRLPLDDSFKVNHNPVTLREIVLEKLRSAIMNFQLLPGDRLVERDLCDRLGVSRTSVREALRHLESEGLVEFADAKGPQVAIITLADAVDIYELRCVLEGLIVQLFTLRAKAKDIKALEKALEENRKALKDGELQQVIDSVQGFYDVLLEGSGNHVAATQLRQLQARISYLRATSVSQENRRGTSNQEMERMVQAIKSGDPLAAHQACVDHVRAAAAVALDYLKRKQEETGKLPEITLPIALKEPRIGH; encoded by the coding sequence CCGGTTACCCTGCGCGAAATCGTGCTGGAAAAACTGCGCAGCGCCATCATGAATTTCCAGCTGCTGCCCGGCGACCGCCTGGTAGAGCGCGACCTCTGCGACCGCCTGGGCGTCAGCCGCACTTCGGTGCGCGAAGCCTTGCGCCACCTGGAGTCCGAGGGTCTGGTGGAATTCGCCGATGCCAAGGGCCCGCAAGTGGCGATCATCACCCTGGCCGATGCCGTCGACATCTATGAACTGCGCTGCGTGCTCGAAGGTTTGATCGTGCAGCTGTTCACCCTGCGCGCCAAGGCCAAGGACATCAAGGCCCTGGAAAAAGCCCTGGAGGAGAACCGCAAGGCCCTCAAGGATGGCGAGCTGCAGCAGGTCATCGATTCGGTACAGGGCTTCTACGACGTACTGCTCGAAGGCTCCGGCAACCACGTGGCCGCTACCCAACTGCGCCAGTTGCAGGCGCGCATCAGCTACCTGCGCGCCACCTCGGTGTCCCAGGAAAACCGGCGCGGCACCAGCAACCAGGAAATGGAGCGCATGGTCCAGGCAATCAAGAGCGGCGACCCGCTGGCGGCCCACCAAGCCTGCGTCGACCACGTGCGCGCCGCTGCCGCCGTGGCCCTGGATTACCTCAAGCGCAAACAGGAAGAAACCGGCAAGCTGCCGGAAATCACCCTGCCCATCGCCCTCAAAGAACCGCGCATAGGTCACTGA